In the Aromatoleum bremense genome, one interval contains:
- a CDS encoding DUF4124 domain-containing protein encodes MLDIRIFPTVLILIVAAPAQASVYKCVDSSGSVTYTNDSTFARGCKELSEDQPVSSIPAPPRAPASQPRTTPNDFPRVAPEAQRARDDTRRQVLEKELLAEETALAEARKALAEQEAIRLGNERNYQKVLDRLQPYKDKVELHQRNVDALKKEIGSLK; translated from the coding sequence TGATCGTCGCCGCGCCCGCGCAAGCGAGCGTCTATAAATGCGTCGACAGCAGCGGCAGCGTCACCTACACCAATGACAGCACCTTCGCCCGCGGCTGCAAGGAACTGAGCGAAGACCAGCCCGTCTCGTCGATCCCCGCACCGCCCCGCGCCCCCGCCTCTCAGCCGCGCACGACGCCGAACGATTTCCCGCGCGTCGCCCCCGAAGCGCAGCGCGCCCGCGACGACACCCGGCGGCAGGTGCTGGAGAAGGAGCTCCTCGCCGAGGAAACGGCGCTCGCCGAAGCCAGGAAAGCGCTCGCCGAGCAGGAGGCGATCCGACTCGGGAATGAGCGCAACTACCAGAAGGTGCTCGACCGGCTGCAGCCCTACAAGGACAAGGTCGAACTCCATCAGCGCAACGTCGATGCACTGAAAAAGGAAATCGGCAGCCTCAAATAG
- the glnL gene encoding nitrogen regulation protein NR(II): MPDLHRPSNIGPFAGLDLLSSAIVLVDADLVIRYLNPGAENLFEVSQRRLLGQPLSTLLGEPPGLTAALQNALHKNWSYTGQNLKIARSDAEPLHLDCTVSPAEAVGVRLLLEFRPIDAQLRVAREEQLLQQQQASRELIRNLAHEIKNPLGGIRGSAQLLERELADPQLREYTEVIIAEADRLQDLMSRLLTSHCMMRPGQLNIHDVLERVRRLILAEFPELAVRRDYDTSLPEFTADREQLIQAILNIVRNAAQAMEGRGEIRLRTRIARQVTLAKRRFKLALELQVIDNGPGIPEEIRDKIFYPLVSGREGGSGLGLSLAQSFIEQHQGMIEVDSRPGRTCFTILLPITDRA; this comes from the coding sequence ATGCCCGACCTACATCGCCCCTCGAACATCGGCCCGTTCGCCGGCCTGGATCTGCTGTCTTCGGCGATCGTCCTCGTCGACGCCGATCTTGTCATCCGCTACCTCAACCCGGGCGCCGAGAACCTCTTCGAGGTCAGCCAGCGCCGTCTGCTCGGACAGCCGTTATCGACGCTGCTCGGCGAACCGCCCGGCCTGACTGCGGCGCTGCAGAATGCGCTGCACAAGAACTGGAGCTACACGGGCCAGAACCTGAAGATCGCACGCTCCGACGCAGAGCCGCTCCACCTCGATTGCACTGTCAGCCCGGCCGAAGCCGTGGGCGTTCGCCTGCTGCTTGAGTTCCGCCCGATCGACGCCCAGCTGCGCGTCGCACGCGAAGAGCAGCTCCTGCAACAGCAACAGGCGAGCCGCGAACTGATCCGCAACCTCGCGCACGAGATCAAGAACCCGCTCGGCGGCATCCGCGGCTCGGCGCAGCTGCTCGAACGCGAACTGGCTGACCCGCAGCTGCGCGAATACACCGAAGTCATCATCGCCGAGGCCGACCGGCTGCAGGACCTGATGAGCCGCCTGCTGACCTCACACTGCATGATGCGCCCCGGGCAGCTCAACATCCACGACGTGCTCGAACGCGTACGGCGCCTGATTCTCGCCGAGTTTCCCGAACTCGCGGTGCGGCGCGACTACGATACCAGCCTGCCGGAATTCACCGCCGACCGCGAACAGCTGATCCAGGCAATCCTCAACATCGTTCGCAACGCCGCCCAGGCGATGGAAGGCCGCGGCGAAATCCGGCTGCGTACCCGCATCGCCCGGCAGGTCACCCTCGCGAAGCGACGTTTCAAACTGGCACTGGAATTGCAAGTGATCGACAACGGCCCCGGCATTCCGGAGGAGATCCGCGACAAGATCTTCTATCCACTGGTCTCGGGGCGGGAAGGCGGGAGCGGACTGGGCCTGTCGCTAGCCCAGAGCTTCATTGAGCAGCATCAGGGGATGATCGAGGTCGACAGCCGTCCCGGGCGGACCTGCTTCACCATCCTGCTGCCGATTACCGACCGTGCGTGA
- the ntrC gene encoding nitrogen regulation protein NR(I): MNTVWIVDDDRSIRWVIEKALSRENISYRSFASASEALTALETTPEPPKVLVSDIRMPGESGLGLLQRAKTLYPQLPVIIMTAYSDLESAVSAFQGGAFEYLPKPFDVDQAVALVQRAIAQNAHQQGAQEEATVAPEILGQALSMQEVFRAIGRLAQSHATVLINGESGTGKELVARALHRHSPRRDAPFIAINTAAIPRDLLESELFGHERGAFTGAAAQRRGRFEQADGGTLFLDEIGDMPAELQTRLLRVLSDNHFYRVGGHQPVRANVRVIAATHQHLEDRVRQGLFREDLFHRLNVIRLRLPPMRERREDIPILVRHFLQKSAQDLGVEPKRISEPALKYLQALPFPGNVRQLENLCHWLTVMAPGQTIEVADLPPEMRDRPDREMPVAWVDGLAVEADRLIATSPGEVFDRLTREFERTLIRRALTATGGRRIDAALLLGIGRNTITRKIQELGMEDNRRPPANEDASS; encoded by the coding sequence ATGAACACCGTCTGGATCGTAGATGATGACCGCTCCATCCGCTGGGTGATCGAAAAAGCCCTCAGCCGCGAAAACATTTCGTACCGCAGCTTTGCGTCGGCGAGCGAAGCGCTCACGGCGTTGGAAACAACCCCCGAGCCGCCGAAAGTGCTGGTTTCGGACATTCGCATGCCCGGCGAATCGGGGCTCGGGCTGCTGCAGCGCGCCAAGACCCTGTATCCGCAACTGCCGGTCATCATCATGACCGCCTATTCCGACCTCGAAAGCGCGGTCTCGGCGTTCCAGGGCGGAGCGTTCGAATATCTGCCCAAGCCGTTCGACGTCGACCAGGCGGTGGCCCTCGTGCAGCGCGCGATCGCCCAGAATGCGCACCAACAGGGCGCACAGGAGGAGGCGACCGTCGCGCCCGAGATCCTCGGCCAAGCACTTTCGATGCAGGAAGTGTTTCGCGCGATCGGTCGCCTCGCGCAGTCGCACGCAACGGTGCTGATCAACGGCGAATCGGGCACCGGCAAGGAACTGGTGGCGCGCGCGCTGCACCGCCACAGCCCGCGCCGCGACGCTCCGTTCATCGCGATCAACACTGCGGCGATCCCGCGCGATCTGCTCGAATCGGAGCTTTTCGGCCATGAGCGCGGCGCCTTCACCGGCGCCGCCGCGCAGCGCCGCGGGCGTTTCGAACAGGCCGACGGCGGCACGCTGTTCCTCGACGAGATCGGCGACATGCCGGCCGAACTGCAGACCCGTCTGCTGCGGGTGCTGTCGGACAACCATTTCTACCGCGTCGGCGGACACCAGCCGGTCCGCGCCAACGTGCGCGTCATCGCCGCCACCCACCAGCATCTCGAAGACCGCGTGCGACAGGGACTGTTTCGCGAGGATCTGTTCCACCGCCTCAACGTGATCCGCCTGCGCCTGCCGCCGATGCGCGAGCGCCGCGAAGACATCCCCATCCTGGTGCGTCATTTCCTGCAGAAGAGTGCACAGGATCTCGGCGTCGAGCCCAAGCGCATTTCCGAACCGGCGCTGAAGTACCTGCAGGCCCTGCCTTTCCCCGGCAACGTCCGGCAGCTCGAGAACCTGTGCCACTGGCTGACGGTGATGGCGCCGGGACAGACGATCGAGGTCGCCGACCTCCCGCCCGAAATGCGCGACCGGCCCGATCGCGAGATGCCCGTCGCCTGGGTCGATGGACTCGCCGTCGAGGCGGACCGCCTGATCGCGACTTCCCCCGGCGAGGTGTTCGACCGCCTGACACGCGAATTCGAACGCACCCTGATCCGCCGCGCCCTGACAGCCACCGGCGGGCGGCGCATCGACGCGGCGCTGCTGCTCGGCATTGGCCGGAACACGATCACGCGCAAGATCCAGGAACTCGGCATGGAGGACAACCGGCGTCCGCCGGCCAACGAAGACGCGTCCAGCTAA
- a CDS encoding biotin--[acetyl-CoA-carboxylase] ligase gives MTAPTTEPPFTTAAIAALLGTLATAFDVRLLSECASTNSELIDAPPTNDGRIAVVVTDRQTAGRGRRGRLWQSWPGGSLTFSALWRFQPGAPVPAGLSLVAGLAVVRALEKLGVEGLQLKWPNDVLVHGDKLAGILVELLPGRGRTPAAVVGIGLNLRLPAGASIPDQPGVTDLAAHLAELPDRSALLASLLAELHALFETYAAAGFPALRGAWQQRNAFADLPVRVSGEGRELDGICAGVDEDGALLIRSDDGLVRILSGEVSLRVRR, from the coding sequence TTGACTGCCCCGACCACTGAACCGCCCTTCACTACCGCAGCGATCGCTGCGCTGCTCGGAACGCTCGCGACCGCGTTCGACGTACGGTTGCTATCCGAATGCGCCTCGACGAACAGCGAACTCATCGATGCGCCACCCACCAACGACGGCCGGATCGCCGTCGTCGTCACGGATCGCCAGACGGCCGGTCGCGGACGGCGCGGGCGGCTATGGCAGTCCTGGCCCGGCGGCAGCCTGACCTTCTCGGCGCTGTGGCGCTTTCAGCCGGGCGCGCCGGTTCCCGCCGGGCTGTCGCTGGTGGCCGGTCTTGCCGTCGTCCGGGCGCTCGAGAAGCTCGGCGTCGAGGGGCTGCAGCTGAAGTGGCCGAACGACGTGCTGGTCCATGGCGACAAGCTCGCCGGCATTCTCGTCGAACTGCTGCCCGGCCGCGGCCGCACCCCGGCAGCGGTTGTCGGAATCGGCCTGAACCTGCGGCTGCCCGCCGGCGCATCGATCCCCGACCAGCCAGGCGTCACCGATCTTGCCGCGCACCTCGCCGAGCTGCCGGATCGCAGCGCGCTGCTTGCTTCGCTACTCGCCGAATTGCACGCGCTGTTCGAGACCTACGCCGCGGCCGGCTTCCCGGCGCTGCGCGGCGCCTGGCAGCAACGCAACGCGTTCGCCGACCTGCCGGTGCGCGTCAGCGGCGAGGGCCGCGAACTTGACGGTATCTGCGCAGGTGTTGACGAGGACGGCGCGCTGCTGATCCGCAGCGACGATGGGTTGGTGCGCATCCTCTCCGGCGAGGTGTCGCTGAGAGTGCGCCGGTGA
- a CDS encoding type III pantothenate kinase, with protein sequence MILLIDAGNTRIKWGVIRGEAWIGEGALAHPEIAALSHIAAAHPGLRRIVGTNVAGPGIAAAITAALRGVGTAPQWIHASAERCGVRNRYDNPAQLGADRWVALIGARALHGAACLVVNAGTATTVDILAASGDFDGGIILPGEDLMRRALAGNTAQLPFAEGRYVGAPRNTADAIVSGCRNAQAGAIERMFRQIAHLPSARCLLSGGAAPRLEELLGIPFSHVDNLVLKGLAVVAREDAAA encoded by the coding sequence GTGATCCTGCTGATCGACGCGGGCAACACCCGCATCAAGTGGGGCGTGATCCGGGGAGAGGCCTGGATCGGCGAAGGCGCTCTTGCCCACCCCGAAATCGCCGCGCTGAGCCACATCGCGGCGGCTCATCCAGGTCTGCGCCGGATCGTCGGCACGAACGTCGCCGGCCCCGGCATCGCCGCCGCAATCACTGCCGCATTGCGCGGTGTCGGTACCGCGCCGCAGTGGATCCACGCGTCGGCGGAACGCTGCGGCGTGCGCAACCGTTACGACAATCCCGCACAGCTCGGCGCCGACCGGTGGGTCGCGCTGATCGGCGCCCGCGCGCTGCACGGCGCGGCCTGTCTGGTCGTCAACGCCGGCACGGCGACGACCGTCGACATCCTCGCCGCGTCGGGCGACTTCGACGGCGGAATCATCCTGCCAGGCGAAGACCTGATGCGCCGCGCGCTCGCCGGCAACACCGCCCAGTTGCCATTTGCCGAAGGGCGCTATGTCGGGGCGCCGCGCAATACCGCCGACGCGATCGTTTCCGGCTGCCGCAACGCGCAGGCCGGAGCAATCGAACGCATGTTCCGCCAGATCGCGCACCTGCCCAGCGCCCGCTGCCTGCTCAGCGGGGGCGCCGCGCCGCGGCTCGAAGAACTGCTTGGCATCCCGTTTTCACACGTCGACAATCTCGTCCTGAAAGGGCTCGCAGTCGTCGCGCGCGAGGACGCAGCGGCATGA
- a CDS encoding TrpB-like pyridoxal phosphate-dependent enzyme codes for MTEPTRILLEENEIPTHWYNIVADMPNAPAPSLAPDGKPVSPEQMMAIFPAQILEQEMSAARWIPIPDEVREIYKIWRPSPLMRAVRLERALGTPAKIFFKNEGVSPAGSHKPNSAVPQAFYNKQAGIKRLATETGAGQWGSSIAFAGQMFGLEVRVYMVKVSYHQKPYRRLMMQTWGAEVFASPSELTQTGRDALAKDPDNQGSLGLAISEAVEEAAGRSDTNYTLGSVLNHVLLHQSIIGLEAKKQFDKIGLYPDIVLGPCGGGSSFGGIAFPFLADKAAGDKRAQNLRCVAVEPNSCPTLTKGQYAYDFGDASGFTPMMKMYTLGHDFMPPGIHAGGLRYHGDSPLVSQLYHEGLLEAVAVPQLATFEAGVLFARTEGIIPAPESCHAIRAAIDEAIQCKETGEPKTILFNLTGHGHFDMSSYDRYFSGQLENYDYPAEAVAASLAHLPKFG; via the coding sequence GTGACCGAACCGACCCGCATCCTGCTGGAAGAAAACGAGATCCCGACGCACTGGTACAACATCGTCGCGGACATGCCGAACGCGCCGGCGCCATCGCTCGCCCCGGACGGCAAGCCGGTCAGCCCGGAGCAGATGATGGCGATCTTCCCGGCGCAGATCCTCGAGCAGGAGATGAGCGCCGCGCGCTGGATTCCGATCCCCGACGAAGTGCGCGAGATCTACAAGATCTGGCGCCCCAGCCCGCTGATGCGGGCGGTGCGGCTCGAACGGGCACTCGGCACCCCGGCGAAGATCTTCTTCAAAAACGAAGGCGTCTCGCCGGCAGGTTCGCACAAGCCGAACTCGGCGGTGCCGCAGGCCTTTTACAACAAGCAGGCCGGGATCAAGCGCCTGGCGACCGAAACCGGTGCGGGCCAGTGGGGTTCGTCGATCGCCTTCGCCGGGCAGATGTTCGGCCTCGAAGTGCGCGTCTACATGGTGAAGGTCAGCTATCACCAGAAACCGTACCGCCGGCTGATGATGCAGACGTGGGGTGCCGAGGTGTTCGCCAGCCCGTCCGAGCTGACGCAGACCGGGCGCGACGCCCTTGCGAAGGACCCGGACAACCAGGGCTCGCTCGGCCTCGCGATCTCGGAAGCGGTCGAGGAAGCCGCTGGCCGCAGCGACACGAACTACACGCTCGGCTCGGTGCTCAACCACGTGCTGCTGCACCAGAGCATCATCGGCCTCGAAGCAAAAAAGCAGTTCGACAAGATCGGCCTCTATCCTGACATCGTCCTCGGCCCCTGCGGCGGCGGTTCGAGCTTCGGCGGCATCGCGTTCCCGTTCCTCGCCGACAAGGCGGCCGGCGACAAGCGCGCGCAGAATCTGCGCTGCGTCGCGGTCGAGCCGAACTCCTGCCCGACGCTGACGAAAGGCCAGTATGCCTACGACTTCGGCGACGCGTCCGGCTTCACGCCGATGATGAAGATGTACACGCTGGGCCACGATTTCATGCCCCCAGGCATTCACGCCGGAGGCTTGCGCTACCACGGCGACTCGCCGCTGGTCTCGCAGCTCTACCACGAAGGGCTGCTCGAAGCCGTCGCCGTGCCCCAGCTCGCGACCTTCGAGGCCGGCGTGCTGTTCGCACGCACCGAAGGCATCATTCCCGCGCCGGAGTCGTGCCACGCCATTCGCGCCGCGATCGACGAAGCCATCCAGTGCAAGGAAACCGGCGAACCCAAGACGATCCTGTTCAACCTGACGGGCCACGGTCACTTCGACATGAGTTCCTACGACCGCTATTTCTCCGGCCAGCTCGAAAACTACGATTACCCGGCCGAAGCGGTCGCGGCGTCGCTTGCGCACCTGCCGAAATTCGGCTGA
- a CDS encoding SPOR domain-containing protein codes for MRLIFVVLILLNLLAFASTRGWLGAAAPDGEPERLSNQLNPGRIILHPLQPASDGAQANAAEAEPAVPAPAIPPFTAPAAESSPAESLLTPDQAAQPDVASVSVETPVEPLACVAYRGLAASQADALATEAQAVTGLQIDRTTTSAPSAWWVRIPPEGGRDGAERKVAELRALGIRDYFILHEPGPNQFAVSLGLFKTEAKAQQHLAFLRTKRVRGAGVTPRHAAVYRIEIRGPSGALATFDKSRGAAQAGAAKTGCNP; via the coding sequence ATGCGCCTGATTTTCGTCGTCCTGATCCTGTTGAACCTGCTCGCCTTCGCATCGACGCGAGGCTGGCTCGGCGCCGCCGCGCCCGACGGCGAACCCGAGCGGCTCAGCAACCAGCTCAACCCCGGCCGCATCATCCTGCACCCGCTGCAGCCGGCAAGCGATGGCGCGCAGGCGAATGCAGCCGAAGCCGAGCCGGCGGTCCCCGCGCCAGCCATTCCGCCATTCACCGCACCGGCCGCCGAATCCTCACCGGCCGAATCCCTGCTCACCCCCGATCAAGCCGCACAGCCCGATGTTGCGTCGGTATCGGTAGAAACGCCCGTCGAACCGCTGGCGTGCGTCGCATATCGCGGTCTCGCGGCAAGCCAGGCCGATGCGCTCGCCACGGAGGCGCAAGCGGTGACCGGGCTGCAAATCGACCGCACCACAACCAGTGCTCCGAGCGCATGGTGGGTGCGCATCCCTCCCGAGGGCGGCCGCGATGGCGCCGAACGCAAGGTGGCCGAGCTGCGGGCGCTCGGCATCCGCGATTACTTCATCCTCCACGAGCCGGGCCCGAACCAGTTCGCGGTTTCGCTGGGCCTCTTCAAGACCGAAGCCAAAGCGCAGCAGCATCTCGCCTTTCTTCGCACCAAGCGGGTCCGGGGCGCGGGCGTCACACCCCGTCACGCCGCCGTTTATCGCATCGAGATACGCGGCCCCTCGGGCGCACTTGCAACTTTCGACAAATCCCGCGGCGCCGCTCAGGCTGGCGCCGCCAAGACCGGATGCAATCCATGA
- the coaE gene encoding dephospho-CoA kinase (Dephospho-CoA kinase (CoaE) performs the final step in coenzyme A biosynthesis.), translating to MNSHHFLVGLTGGIGSGKSAAADRLAELGAAVIDTDLIAHALTVPGGAAIEPIRKAFGNDVITADGALDRKAMRDLAFSDPQARRQLEAIIHPAIRAESDRQIREARGPYAVLVVPLLIESNSYRERYDRICVVDCPVDVQIARVMTRSHLPENQVRAIIAVQSSREEKLAAADDVIDNSGDRASLYAQVDRLHARYLAAARATN from the coding sequence ATGAATTCCCATCACTTTCTGGTCGGCCTGACCGGGGGCATCGGCAGCGGCAAGAGCGCAGCCGCGGATCGTCTCGCCGAACTCGGCGCTGCGGTGATCGACACCGACCTGATCGCCCATGCGCTCACCGTGCCCGGCGGCGCAGCCATCGAACCGATCCGCAAGGCATTCGGCAACGACGTCATCACCGCCGATGGCGCGCTCGACCGCAAGGCGATGCGGGATCTCGCCTTCAGCGACCCGCAGGCGCGCCGGCAACTCGAAGCGATCATCCATCCGGCAATCCGCGCCGAGAGCGATCGCCAGATTCGCGAGGCCCGCGGCCCGTACGCCGTCCTCGTCGTGCCGCTGCTGATCGAATCGAACTCGTACCGCGAACGATACGACCGCATCTGCGTCGTGGATTGCCCGGTCGATGTGCAGATCGCCCGCGTCATGACCCGCAGCCATTTGCCCGAAAACCAGGTTCGCGCGATCATCGCCGTCCAGTCGAGTCGTGAAGAAAAGCTCGCCGCGGCGGACGACGTGATCGACAACAGCGGCGATCGTGCGTCGCTTTATGCGCAGGTCGACCGCCTGCACGCCCGGTATCTCGCCGCCGCGCGGGCGACAAACTGA
- the zapD gene encoding cell division protein ZapD, whose translation MISYEYPLNERIRTLLRLEDLYAKIAHFLGGDAPQDHHVALLTLFEVLEVAGRADLKVDLVQELERQRQILISFRHNPEISEQALSGALYEIEQASSSLLAMAGKIGQYLRENEWLMAIRSRASIPGGVCQFDLPSYHYWLNRDPEQRRGDLEGWLRPMIPIREGLTIVLRLLRASAQPETQLARGGTYQLTMGGRGAQMLQLRLAPVEAVVPEISANKYALNVRFMLSETVVRPRLAERDIPFEITFCSL comes from the coding sequence GTGATTAGCTACGAATATCCTCTGAACGAGCGTATCCGGACGCTACTGCGCCTCGAGGACTTGTACGCCAAGATCGCCCACTTCCTGGGCGGCGACGCACCGCAGGACCATCACGTCGCGCTGCTCACGCTGTTCGAGGTGCTCGAGGTCGCCGGACGCGCCGACCTGAAGGTGGACCTGGTGCAGGAACTGGAGCGCCAGCGGCAGATCCTGATCTCCTTTCGCCACAATCCGGAGATCTCCGAACAGGCACTGTCCGGGGCGCTGTACGAAATCGAGCAAGCGTCGTCGTCGCTGCTCGCAATGGCGGGAAAAATCGGGCAGTACCTGCGGGAAAACGAGTGGCTGATGGCGATCCGCAGCCGCGCGTCGATCCCCGGCGGTGTTTGTCAGTTCGACCTCCCGTCGTACCATTACTGGCTCAACCGCGACCCCGAGCAACGCCGCGGCGATCTGGAAGGCTGGCTCCGCCCGATGATCCCGATTCGCGAAGGCCTCACGATCGTGCTTCGTCTGCTGCGCGCGAGCGCCCAGCCTGAAACGCAGCTTGCGCGCGGCGGCACGTATCAGCTGACGATGGGGGGGCGCGGCGCGCAGATGCTGCAGTTGCGGCTCGCGCCCGTGGAAGCGGTCGTGCCCGAGATCAGTGCCAACAAATACGCACTCAATGTCCGCTTCATGCTGTCCGAGACGGTGGTCCGCCCACGGCTGGCTGAACGCGACATTCCGTTTGAAATCACCTTCTGCAGTCTCTGA
- the yacG gene encoding DNA gyrase inhibitor YacG: protein MAKVRIVSCPQCGAKVKWSADNPFRPFCSERCKQIDLGAWASENYRVPVSTRPDSEDPPDQSHQD from the coding sequence ATGGCCAAGGTGCGAATCGTCAGCTGCCCACAATGCGGGGCAAAGGTAAAGTGGTCGGCCGACAATCCTTTTCGTCCATTCTGCTCCGAGCGCTGCAAGCAGATCGATCTCGGCGCCTGGGCGTCGGAGAACTATCGCGTGCCGGTGTCGACGCGGCCCGATAGCGAGGATCCGCCGGATCAGTCCCATCAGGACTGA
- a CDS encoding Nudix family hydrolase encodes MKKRVDVAAGVITRADGSFLLGQRAPNTFYPGYWEFPGGKVEAGETAEQALIRELDEELGICVTSIRPWVTREHRYEHAHVRLHFFEVTSWDGEINDHVHSALSWEHADRPGVGPMLPANGPILKALRLPRRMGITHAVDIGTEAQLTRLEAALERGLRLIQVREPGMPRDELASFAGAVIRRAREYGALVVINQDSGLARKLGADGVHLPATELGRTAARPAFEWVGASCHCRAELERAAELGLDYALLGAVRPTLTHPDREALGWRAFADLVRDLPIPVLALGGLVEADMDSARSAGAHGIAAIRGAWLQS; translated from the coding sequence ATGAAAAAGCGGGTGGATGTCGCGGCCGGAGTGATCACGCGGGCCGACGGGAGTTTTCTGCTGGGGCAGCGCGCGCCCAACACGTTCTATCCGGGTTACTGGGAATTTCCGGGAGGAAAGGTCGAGGCGGGCGAAACCGCAGAGCAGGCGCTAATCCGCGAGCTCGACGAGGAACTCGGGATCTGCGTGACGTCGATCCGGCCGTGGGTCACGCGCGAGCATCGGTACGAGCACGCGCACGTGCGCCTGCATTTCTTCGAGGTTACGAGCTGGGACGGCGAGATCAACGACCATGTGCACAGTGCATTGTCGTGGGAGCATGCCGACCGGCCCGGGGTGGGCCCGATGCTGCCGGCGAACGGTCCGATCCTGAAGGCGCTGCGCCTGCCGCGACGGATGGGGATCACGCACGCGGTTGACATCGGCACCGAGGCGCAGCTCACCCGTCTCGAGGCTGCGCTCGAGCGCGGCCTGCGGCTGATCCAGGTTCGCGAGCCCGGCATGCCGCGCGATGAACTGGCGTCGTTCGCCGGCGCAGTGATCCGTCGCGCGCGGGAATACGGCGCGCTCGTCGTGATCAATCAGGACTCCGGACTCGCGCGCAAACTCGGCGCCGACGGTGTGCATCTTCCGGCGACCGAACTTGGGCGGACGGCGGCGCGGCCCGCCTTCGAGTGGGTCGGCGCGTCGTGCCATTGCCGTGCCGAACTCGAACGAGCCGCCGAGCTGGGGTTGGACTACGCGCTGCTCGGCGCGGTGCGGCCAACGCTCACGCACCCGGACCGCGAGGCGCTGGGGTGGCGCGCTTTTGCGGACTTGGTCCGCGATCTGCCGATTCCGGTGCTCGCCCTCGGCGGGCTCGTGGAGGCCGACATGGATTCTGCTCGCAGCGCCGGCGCGCACGGGATCGCAGCGATTCGGGGCGCCTGGCTTCAGTCCTGA
- a CDS encoding ATP-binding protein: MNDVAKLLARAEQLIDRLDQLLPGPAPAPDWSAATAFLWRRRNARPGLQPVIRPHGIRLADLCDVDDQKARIEQNTRQFLEGRHANNVLLTGARGTGKSSLVKALLNAYADRGLRLIEVDKEDLMDLPDIVELVAGRPERFILFCDDLSFEEAEPAYKALKSVLDGSVAAVPDNVLIYATSNRRHLMPEYHDENLQARHVDGEVHPGEAVEEKISLSERFGLWISFYPFSQDEYLAIVAHWLEEFGLNREAIGNARQEALQWALLRGSRSGRVAWQFARDHAGRFE; encoded by the coding sequence ATGAATGATGTTGCCAAGCTGCTGGCGCGGGCCGAACAGCTTATCGACCGGCTCGATCAGTTGCTGCCGGGCCCAGCACCCGCACCCGACTGGTCGGCTGCGACGGCGTTCTTGTGGCGCAGGCGAAACGCTCGTCCCGGCCTGCAGCCGGTCATCCGCCCTCACGGGATCCGTCTCGCCGACTTGTGCGATGTCGACGACCAGAAGGCCCGCATCGAGCAGAACACGCGCCAGTTCCTCGAAGGGCGGCACGCCAACAACGTGCTGCTGACCGGCGCGCGCGGCACCGGCAAGTCGTCGCTGGTGAAAGCGCTGCTGAATGCGTATGCGGACCGCGGGCTGCGGCTGATCGAGGTCGACAAGGAGGACCTGATGGATCTTCCGGACATCGTTGAACTGGTCGCGGGCCGTCCGGAGCGATTCATCCTGTTCTGCGACGACCTGTCGTTCGAAGAGGCCGAGCCGGCCTACAAGGCGCTGAAGAGCGTGCTCGACGGTTCCGTCGCGGCGGTCCCGGACAATGTGCTGATCTATGCAACGTCCAATCGACGGCATCTGATGCCCGAATACCACGACGAAAACCTCCAGGCGCGGCATGTCGATGGGGAAGTGCATCCCGGCGAGGCGGTCGAGGAGAAGATTTCACTGTCCGAGCGCTTCGGGCTGTGGATTTCGTTCTACCCGTTCAGCCAGGACGAGTATCTGGCGATCGTCGCGCACTGGCTCGAGGAATTCGGCCTGAATCGCGAGGCGATCGGAAATGCGCGCCAGGAAGCCTTGCAGTGGGCGTTGCTGCGCGGCTCGCGTTCGGGCCGCGTCGCTTGGCAATTTGCCCGCGACCACGCCGGGCGCTTCGAATAG